A portion of the Ricinus communis isolate WT05 ecotype wild-type chromosome 10, ASM1957865v1, whole genome shotgun sequence genome contains these proteins:
- the LOC8284155 gene encoding major latex allergen Hev b 5 gives MASVEVQSAPTTLPENETPEVIKTEEEETQEAAPATPEPVTDQKSEEVAADAPAAEEPAAPAEDETKKLEEEKEKEEEAKVEADKAAPEAEDTAEVKTEETDAKEETKETVAEAPEAPAVEEKKDGEEETVEKEEDKAGSTDVPVEKTEE, from the exons ATGGCCAGTGTTGAG GTTCAGTCAGCTCCAACAACTTTGCCAGAGAATGAGACACCTGAGGTGATCAAGACTGAAGAGGAGGAAACCCAAGAAGCCGCACCAGCAACCCCTGAGCCAGTAACCGACCAAAAATCAGAGGAAGTAGCAGCCGACGCTCCAGCAGCAGAGGAACCTGCAGCTCCTGCTGAGGATGAAACCAAAAAgctagaagaagaaaaagaaaaagaagaagaagcaaaagtTGAGGCTGACAAGGCCGCACCAGAAGCAGAAGACACTGCAGAGGTGAAGACAGAAGAGACCGACGCTAAGGAGGAGACCAAAGAGACTGTAGCAGAGGCACCGGAAGCTCCTGCGGtggaagagaaaaaagatggAGAAGAGGAGACagttgagaaagaagaagataaggCAGGCAGCACAGATGTTCCAGTGGAGAAGACTGAGGAGTAA
- the LOC8284156 gene encoding ER membrane protein complex subunit 3 codes for MAEDLVLDTAIRDWVLIPLSVVMVLIGVLRYFVSKLMRSYQTPDAKIVKEGQVILRARYLRSGANFIPPKSFRARRAYFSNEEDGLLHVPKGQAQNAQAQMFSDPNMAMDMMKKNLSMIIPQTLTFAWVNFFFSGFVAAKIPFPLTQRFRSMLQNGIDLSTVDVSYVSSRSWYFLNLFGLRGLFSLILGEENAVDDTQRMMQMSGFGFDPSKSLSAEKDGLDIVQHEWALPKFEQRAEAVLRKLVVVTFFPS; via the exons ATGGCGGAAGATTTGGTGCTAGACACGGCGATTAGAGATTGGGTACTGATTCCACTATCCGTAGTTATGGTTCTCATTGGAGTCCTCCGCTACTTCGTCTCTAAGCTCATGCGTTCCTATCAGACCCCCGATGCCAAGATCGTCAAGGAGGG ACAAGTAATTTTGAGGGCTCGGTATTTGCGGTCTGGGGCTAATTTTATACCTCCTAAGTCGTTTCGTGCTAGAAGGGCTTATTTCAGCAACGAG GAAGATGGATTGTTACACGTTCCTAAGGGACAGGCGCAAAATGCACAAGCACAAATGTTTTCTGACCCAAATATGGCAATGGATATGATGAAGAAAAACCTTTCTATGATTATCCCCCAG ACTCTGACGTTTGCCTGGGTCAACTTTTTCTTCTCTGGATTTGTTGCcg CCAAGATACCTTTTCCACTAACTCAGCGGTTTAGGTCAATGTTGCAAAATGGGATTGATTTGAGCACTGTTGATGTTAGTTATGTCAGTAGTCGTTCATG GTATTTCCTtaatttatttggattaagGGGCTTATTTAGTCTAATTCTTGGTGAAGAAAATG CTGTCGATGACACACAGCGCATGATGCAAATGAGTGGTTTTGGCTTTGATCCATCAAAG AGCTTGAGCGCTGAGAAAGATGGTCTTGATATAGTTCAGCATGAATGGGCTCTACCCAAATTTGAGCAGCGTGCCGAAGCAGTATTGAGAAAACTT GTTGTGGTAACATTTTTTCCTTCCTAA